The nucleotide sequence CTTTCGCATGGAGAATATCTGATCCAAAGGCAGGAAATCCTTCACTTAACCGATGAAGCCTTGGCACAATATTTACAATTTTTTTCATGGCCGGTTTATAGTTCAATGGTTGCATTGACGGTTATAACAAGTTTCGCGGGAGCGTGGCTTTCTATGCGGATATTAAAAAAGCATTTTGAAAAAGCGGGGATGGTATAGGGAAAATTGGCAATGGGTAATTATAAATTGAACTTATGAATCCTTTGCGTTTAAATTCTATAATATATAGACCCTTGAATAATAAATGAATTTAATATAGAATAAAAATGCCATCATTATTAATTGGCAAAGCATTTTAAATTTTATATAAATTTTTTGGAGGCATTATGGCAAAAGTCGCTATAAAAGGAGCAAGCTACATCTTAGTTCATGCTCCCGATCTTCTTTTTCACAACGGTTCAACTCAAACAGGCACAAGGCTTGCAAACCCTGAGGATGAATATTTAAAGGCAATACCCTCTCACTTACGCAGCTTTGAAGAGGCAGTAAACTATCCGCCTAACCAAGTTTATATCGGAAATATGACTCCCGAAGACTTGGAAAAACTTCCCGAACCTTGGTACAAGGATGCAAAAAAGGCCGAAAGAAAGGGTAAATTCGGCGAAATTATGACTCAGGCCGAGTTCTATATTTTGATGAAACATGCCGACGTTTTTGAGCTCGTTTATTTCTCAAAAGAATTCACGGCCCAAGCTGCAAAACTCATCGAAAATCACCCGATGATGAAAACCCAAGACATTAAGCTCGGTGAAGGCCATGACATGGCAGAAATCCAAAAAATGGTTGATGCCCACACAGCAGAAGGGCTTTACGAACAGGGAAAACTCATCGGTTGTGTAAAGCAGGCTCACGATACGGACGAAAACTTAAGTGCCCACACCATGCTTGAAAACCTCGCCACAAAGGCTTCCGGTATTCTTTCCGCATGGCACATGGGAAACCTCGAAGGCATCGATATGAAGGATGTCGAATACATCATCGAATGTTCTGAAGAAGCTGCAGGCGATATTAACCAGAGAGGCGGCGGAAACATTGCAAAGGCAGTCGGAGAAAAATCGGGCTGTGTAAACGCAACAGGTTCAGACGTTCGAGGCTTCTGTGCAGCTCCTGTTCATGCAATTATCCACGGAGCAGCCCTTGTAGCAGCCGGTATCTTTAAAAACGTATTGGTCGTTTCGGGAGGTTCTGTACCCAAGCTCGGTATGAACGGAAAAGACCATGTAAAAAAAGACCTTCCCCTCTTTGAAGATATGATCGGTGGCTTTGCCGTTATGCTAAGTGCAGACGACGGAGTAAACCCCGTTATCAATACCGAAGTTGTAGGAAAACACGTAATCTCTTCCGGTTCTGCCCCTCAGGCCGTTATGAGCGTATTGGTTTACGATCCTCTTAATGCAGCCGGTTTAAAGATGACCGACATCGAAAAATACTCGGCAGAGCTTCAAAACCACGAAATCACCGCTCCCGCAGGTGCAGGTAACGTACCCGAAGCAAACGTAAAGATGATTGCCGCTCTAAGCGTTATGAAAGGCCAGCTTGAAAAAACTCAAATTGCCGAATTCGTAAAAAAACACGGAGTTGTCGGCTTTGCTCCCACTCAGGGACATATCCCTTCAGGCGTTCCCTTTATCGGACATGCACGCCGCGATATGATGGCAGGAAAACTTAAAAATACAATGATAATCGGAAAGGGAAGTTTATTCCTCGGCCGTCTTACAAACCTCTTCGACGGCTTAAGCTTCTTAATTGAAGCCAATGACGGAAAAGGCTCCGCATCTGCCGGTCAGGACACAGCCGGAATAAAGAAGATTGTTGCCGAAGCAATGAGAAACGTAGCCGAAAATATTCTCAAATCCCAAAACTAAGGAGATAAGAATATGGCAGATAAAAAACAAATTGCTGATTTATTTTTAGGACTTGCCGAAGGGCTTGAGGGCGGTTCCTTTGCCGGCCGATTCCCCGTCGGTTTAACCATTCCGGGAAGCGAGCACGGCGAAGCGGAACTTGTTTATGCCGCAGAGCTTGCCGCAAAAAGAAATCCCGATCTGGATGTAATCCTCATCGGAGGACCGGAAGCAAAAGGCTTAAAGCATTTCCCTGCAGCAACTCTCGAAGATGCTCATAAAGAAATGGAACGCCTTTTTAAAGAAGGAACAATTAAGGCTTGTGTAACCATGCACTATAACTTCCCCTTGGGCGTAAGCACCGTAGGAAAGGTTGTAACCCCCGGAAAGGGCCGCGAGATGATTCTTGCCACTACCACGGGAACAACCGATGCAAACCGCTACAAGGCCATGCTTTTAAATGCTATCGGCGGTATTGCCGTTGCCAAAGCTTCAGGAATAGCCGAACCCACCGTAGGTCTTTTAAACATTGACGGTATCGCCGTTATCGAAAAAGCTCTAAACAAAATGAAGGAAAAAGGCTACAAGGTAAACTACACCGAATCGAACCGTGCAGACGGAGGTGTCCGCATGAGAGGAAACGACCTCTTGCAGGGAACTCCCGATGTAATGGTTTGCGATACCCTCACGGGAAACTTGCTGATTAAGCTCTTTTCTTCCTTTGTAACGGGCGGAAGCTATGAAGGCTCAGGCTTCGGTTATGGCCCCTGTATCGGTTCGGGCTATGATGATGTTGTCGGAATTATTTCGAGAGCATCGGGAGCTCCGGCCATAGCCAATGCCTTAAAATTCGTTGCCGACTGCGCAAAGAACAATGTTCACGGCATCTATGCAGAAGAACTTAAGGCCGCTAAAAAGGCCGGCTTGGATGAGCTTTTGGAAGATATGCCCGGAGCAAAGCCCGTTGCAGCAGCTGCTGCCGAAGAGGTAAAGGCTCCGCCTAAGAAAACCGTTGATGCCGGTATTCCCGGAATCGATGTTATCGAAATCGAAGATGCCTGCAAGGCTCTTTGGAAGGAAGGCATCTACGCCGAAACGGGAATGGGTTGTACCGGCCCCGTAATCATGGTAAGCGGAGAAGACTTACCCAAGGCAAGGGATGTACTCCATAAGGCCGACTATATTTAAAAATATTCGGTTTTAGAGATTCTCTTTAAACCGATTAAAAAGAAAAAAGGCGGGGGCTTTTAAAGCTTCCCGCCTTTTCTTTTAGATATGCTTTGAAACAAAGTCTACAAGGTCTTTTTTCGGCATATAGCCTGTGTGCCTATCCACCTCTTTTCCGTCTTTTAAAAGAATTAAAGTAGGGATAGCCATAAACTTGTATCTTTGAGCTAAATCACGTGCGTTATCTACATTTGACTTTGTAATAACAGCCTTATCTCCTATCTCCGCTTCTGCTGCTTCCAATTCCGGAGTCAGCTGAACACATGAAGGACACCATGGAGCCCAAAAATCAATTAATACAGGCTTATCTGTTTTTAAGGTTTCATCAATGTTAGCACTTGTAATTTCCAATACTGCCATAATCATCTCCTTATAATTTAGATTAGAAAAAATCATTTTTCCCGATAGTTACAATATACAAAATTCTAAAATATAGGGCAAGCCGGAAAATCGATTTATTCGTGCAGAGGGTTTAATACTCTGTTGTCATGCAACGTACGATAAAAATTTTTTATAACTTATTTTCAACATTTTATTGACTTTTTTTTCAATTGCCTGTATTATGAGACTGGACAGTAGTACACTTTTTAGGAGCATACCGATGAATTGGATTTTGTATGTCATCCTTCCTGCTGTCTGTATAATTCTTGGATGGACGATTCGCTGGCTTTATGCCAGATTTCAACTATCTGCTTCTGAACAACGTGCAGAACGGATTTTACAGGAGGCAATAAAAGATGCTGAAGCTCAAAAGAAGGAATTCCTTCTTGAAGCAAAAGAGCAGCTGATTCGGGAACAAAAACAGCAGGAACGGGAAAATAGGGAACGCAGGAGCGATCTCCAGCGTTTTGAACGCAGATTGACACAAAAAGAGGAACTCCTCGATAAACGTGTCGAATCTGTAGAAAAACAAGAAAAAGAGCTTGTCAAGAGAGAAGCCGCACTTGATGAGCGGACTGAAATTTTAAGCGGTGAAGAAGAAAGATACAGGGAAGAATTGGAAAGAATTTCCGGTTTGACCCAGCAGCAGGCAAAGGATTTGATTATCCGTGACTTGGAAACTGAAGCAAAGCATGATGCGGTTACTATCATAAATAAGATAGAACAAGAAGCTCAGCTGACGGCAGAAAAAAAGGCACAAGATATTCTGATTACGACGATTCAACGTCTTGCAACGGAAACGGCCAGCGACATTACTGTCTCAACGGTCAGCTTGCCCAGCGATGAGATGAAAGGAAGGATTATCGGCCGCGAAGGCCGCAATATCCGAGCCTTGGAAACTCTTACCGGTGTAGACATAATCATCGACGATACCCCTGAGGCTGTTGTAGTATCTTGTTTCGACCCTGTACGCAAAGAAATTGCAAGGGTTGCCTTGGAAAGATTGATTCTTGACGGCCGAATTCACCCGGCTCGTATTGAAGAAATTGTACAAAAGGTAACCAGAGAAATTTCGCAAAAGGTTTATGAAGAAGGAGAAAGAGTTCTATTCGATCTCGGCATCCATAATATGAACCAAGAAGGCGTAAGAGCCTTGGGAAGGCTTTATTTTAGAACAAGCTATGGGCAAAATGTGCTTCAGCATTCTAAAGAAGTAGCCATAATCGCAGGAATGATTGCAAGCGAAATCGGTGCAAATGTCGAAATCGCAAAACGCGGTGCCCTACTGCATGATATCGGAAAGGGAGCAGAAACCGATTCCGATAAAAACCATGCCGAAATAGGAATGGAGCTTGCAAAGAGGATCAATGAAGATCCGAGGGTTGTCAATGCCGTAGGTGCTCACCACAACGATATAGAGCCTACCTGCATTGAATCGGTAATCGTACAGATTGCAGATGCAATTTCGGCTGCAAGACCTGGTGCAAGACGCGAAACTATGGATAACTATGTTAAGCGGCTTGAAAACCTTGAACAGCTGGCTGAAGGCTTTAACGGAGTTGAAAAAGCTTACGCAATTCAAGCCGGAAGGGAATTACGGGTTGTTATCAACAACGAGAAGATTTCCGATGCCGATACCAAGATTTTGGCCCGGGACATTGCAAAAAAAATCGAAAACGATTTGCAGTACCCCGGAAGAATCCGCGTAACCCTTATACGCGAAACACGTATCGTAGAATACGCCCGCTAAAAAATCACTCAAAAAAAAGCCCTCGATTTCGAGGGCTTTTTTATTTATAACGAGCACTTTGTTTTTTAAACATTTCGGTATAGCGGCAGTTTTTGTTTATAAGCTCGGTGTGAGTGCCGGTTTCGGCGATTGAGCCGTCTTCAACTACGATTATTCTATCGACACTGCGGCAAAGGGCTAGCCTGTGTGTAACGACTATCGCCGTTTTTCCTTTCATAAGTTCAATCATAGCTTCAAGAACCTCGTGCTCGGAATCGGGATCAAGAGCCGAGGTAGGTTCGTCCAAAAGAATTATTTCCCTATCCGCCCAAGCACAACGCATTATGGCAAGCCTCTGCCATTGGCCTCCCGATAAATCAAGCCCTCCTTCAAACTGTCTGGTAAGCAGGGTTTTAGGTTCTAACATAGAGTTTGCTATCGGAAAACACTTACAAAGCTCTTCAAATTTAAAGGCATCTATCTTAAACTCTTCTTTTTCAGTTTTAAAAGAATTCGGCTCATCATTAAACTGCTCGGCAATTTCGGAAATTGCTGCATTTTCTTCAAATGTCATAGGAAATCGGGCAAAATCTTGGTAAACGGCCGCAAAAGACCTTCTTAAATCATTAACCGCAATCTCTTTTGAATTTTTCCCATTAAAAAAATAGGTACCTTCAAAATCGGGATACATTCCGCTTATGATTTTAATCAAAGTAGATTTACCGGAACCGTTTGCTCCGACAAGGGCTATTTTTTCTCCTTTTTTAATTTCAAGGTTTATATCTTTAAGAGCCTTTTTTTCACATTTAGGATAAGAAAATGAAAGAGATTTTAAAACTATAGCATTTTGTGCTGTCGGGGGAGGCTTTATTTTCTCATCATAAGGCTGGCTCTTTTCGATTATAGTTTCATCGTAGTTTATAACATCAAAATAAGGCTTTAACCTGTTAAAATCGCTTTTAAGATCGACACCGAATAAAAGCACGGTAAAGGCATTTTGCCGTAGCTGAATAACCGCCGTAACCGCAAAAACAAAAGCTCCCGTTGTTAAGGTGTTTCGGCTCACAAGCATATATAAGTATTCAATCACAGCACAATCCACAAGCCCCTCAAAAATATGGGCTAAAAGGGTCATTCCCATGCTTTTATTTCTAAGCCAGGAAGTTTCCCTTAAAAGATTATATCTATTCTTCTTCCATCTTTTTAGAATAAATGAAGCGGCATTCCACAGACGTATTTCTTTTGCAAAGGCAGAATCCAAAAGAATGTGCTCATGAACGGCGGACTCCTTGTAGGATTCTCCGTTTTGAATTTCCAAGGCCCAT is from Treponema denticola and encodes:
- the grdC gene encoding glycine/sarcosine/betaine reductase complex component C subunit beta: MAKVAIKGASYILVHAPDLLFHNGSTQTGTRLANPEDEYLKAIPSHLRSFEEAVNYPPNQVYIGNMTPEDLEKLPEPWYKDAKKAERKGKFGEIMTQAEFYILMKHADVFELVYFSKEFTAQAAKLIENHPMMKTQDIKLGEGHDMAEIQKMVDAHTAEGLYEQGKLIGCVKQAHDTDENLSAHTMLENLATKASGILSAWHMGNLEGIDMKDVEYIIECSEEAAGDINQRGGGNIAKAVGEKSGCVNATGSDVRGFCAAPVHAIIHGAALVAAGIFKNVLVVSGGSVPKLGMNGKDHVKKDLPLFEDMIGGFAVMLSADDGVNPVINTEVVGKHVISSGSAPQAVMSVLVYDPLNAAGLKMTDIEKYSAELQNHEITAPAGAGNVPEANVKMIAALSVMKGQLEKTQIAEFVKKHGVVGFAPTQGHIPSGVPFIGHARRDMMAGKLKNTMIIGKGSLFLGRLTNLFDGLSFLIEANDGKGSASAGQDTAGIKKIVAEAMRNVAENILKSQN
- the grdD gene encoding glycine/sarcosine/betaine reductase complex component C subunit alpha, producing MADKKQIADLFLGLAEGLEGGSFAGRFPVGLTIPGSEHGEAELVYAAELAAKRNPDLDVILIGGPEAKGLKHFPAATLEDAHKEMERLFKEGTIKACVTMHYNFPLGVSTVGKVVTPGKGREMILATTTGTTDANRYKAMLLNAIGGIAVAKASGIAEPTVGLLNIDGIAVIEKALNKMKEKGYKVNYTESNRADGGVRMRGNDLLQGTPDVMVCDTLTGNLLIKLFSSFVTGGSYEGSGFGYGPCIGSGYDDVVGIISRASGAPAIANALKFVADCAKNNVHGIYAEELKAAKKAGLDELLEDMPGAKPVAAAAAEEVKAPPKKTVDAGIPGIDVIEIEDACKALWKEGIYAETGMGCTGPVIMVSGEDLPKARDVLHKADYI
- the trxA gene encoding thioredoxin, which translates into the protein MIMAVLEITSANIDETLKTDKPVLIDFWAPWCPSCVQLTPELEAAEAEIGDKAVITKSNVDNARDLAQRYKFMAIPTLILLKDGKEVDRHTGYMPKKDLVDFVSKHI
- the rny gene encoding ribonuclease Y; protein product: MNWILYVILPAVCIILGWTIRWLYARFQLSASEQRAERILQEAIKDAEAQKKEFLLEAKEQLIREQKQQERENRERRSDLQRFERRLTQKEELLDKRVESVEKQEKELVKREAALDERTEILSGEEERYREELERISGLTQQQAKDLIIRDLETEAKHDAVTIINKIEQEAQLTAEKKAQDILITTIQRLATETASDITVSTVSLPSDEMKGRIIGREGRNIRALETLTGVDIIIDDTPEAVVVSCFDPVRKEIARVALERLILDGRIHPARIEEIVQKVTREISQKVYEEGERVLFDLGIHNMNQEGVRALGRLYFRTSYGQNVLQHSKEVAIIAGMIASEIGANVEIAKRGALLHDIGKGAETDSDKNHAEIGMELAKRINEDPRVVNAVGAHHNDIEPTCIESVIVQIADAISAARPGARRETMDNYVKRLENLEQLAEGFNGVEKAYAIQAGRELRVVINNEKISDADTKILARDIAKKIENDLQYPGRIRVTLIRETRIVEYAR